One region of Phycicoccus sp. M110.8 genomic DNA includes:
- a CDS encoding saccharopine dehydrogenase family protein yields MSAAAGAGAREHDLVVYGATGFVGKLLAGHLARHAPAGTRIALAGRSRERLEAVRSGLPGAARDWPVLVADAADEASLADLAASTTAVVTTVGPYLRYGLPLARACAEAGTHYADLTGEVLFVRRLADEVHRTALTTGARVVTACGYDSVPSDLAVLVLHERAERDGAGDLLDTTLLARMKGGFSGGTIDSARAQLEAVGSDPSLTKVLRDPYALSPDRASEPDLGPERDPRSVFVERETGQWVGPFVMADFNTRIVRRSNALLGHAYGRRFRYRELSGYGPGLAGRRRATLVTAGLGLAMTGMANPRTRPLVDRLAPKPGEGPGEQARESGWFRMQVRTTTRGGRRYLATVAAQGDPGYAATAVMLGEAALALALDGDRLPPAAGVLTPATAIGDRLVERLRDREFTIEVEELPGR; encoded by the coding sequence GTGAGCGCCGCGGCAGGCGCGGGCGCCCGCGAGCACGACCTCGTCGTCTACGGCGCCACGGGGTTCGTCGGGAAGCTGCTGGCCGGCCACCTCGCGCGGCACGCGCCCGCGGGGACGCGGATCGCCCTCGCCGGGCGCTCGCGCGAGCGGCTCGAGGCGGTCCGATCCGGCCTCCCGGGCGCCGCGCGGGACTGGCCGGTCCTCGTGGCCGACGCCGCCGACGAGGCGTCCCTGGCGGACCTCGCCGCCTCGACGACGGCCGTCGTGACCACGGTGGGCCCCTACCTGCGGTACGGCCTGCCGCTGGCCCGCGCCTGCGCTGAGGCCGGGACCCACTACGCCGACCTCACCGGCGAGGTGCTGTTCGTCCGACGGCTCGCCGACGAGGTGCACCGCACCGCCCTGACGACCGGTGCCCGCGTCGTCACCGCCTGCGGCTACGACTCCGTGCCCTCGGACCTGGCGGTGCTGGTGCTGCACGAGCGGGCCGAGCGCGACGGCGCCGGCGACCTGCTCGACACCACGCTGCTCGCCCGGATGAAGGGCGGGTTCTCCGGCGGCACCATAGACTCCGCCCGGGCCCAGCTCGAGGCCGTGGGGTCCGACCCCTCACTCACGAAGGTGCTGCGCGATCCCTACGCGCTCAGCCCGGACCGCGCCTCAGAGCCGGACCTGGGACCCGAGCGCGACCCGCGGTCGGTGTTCGTCGAGCGGGAGACCGGCCAGTGGGTGGGTCCCTTCGTGATGGCCGACTTCAACACCAGGATCGTCCGGCGCAGCAACGCCCTGCTCGGCCACGCGTACGGCCGGCGCTTCCGCTACCGCGAGCTCAGCGGCTACGGGCCCGGTCTCGCCGGCCGGCGGCGTGCCACGCTCGTCACCGCCGGCCTGGGCCTGGCGATGACCGGGATGGCGAACCCGCGGACGCGCCCGCTCGTCGACCGCCTCGCGCCCAAGCCCGGCGAGGGCCCCGGCGAGCAGGCGCGCGAGTCGGGCTGGTTCCGCATGCAGGTGCGCACCACCACGAGGGGTGGGCGGCGCTACCTCGCCACCGTGGCCGCGCAGGGGGACCCCGGGTATGCCGCGACGGCCGTCATGCTCGGCGAGGCCGCGCTGGCGCTGGCCCTCGACGGCGACCGGCTGCCACCGGCAGCCGGTGTGCTCACCCCGGCGACGGCCATCGGCGACCGGCTCGTCGAGCGGCTGCGCGACCGCGAGTTCACCATCGAGGTCGAGGAGCTGCCGGGCCGCTGA
- the nadA gene encoding quinolinate synthase NadA, with protein sequence MSTTTATPRNAPLPLLVLGHGTDLHTERGVECPGDLPAPSDPGLVERARAAKAALGDRVFVLGHHYQRDEVIEFADVTGDSFKLAKDAAARPDAPYIVFCGVHFMAESADILTSDEQTVILPDLAAGCSMADMAAIQQVEDAWEDLVAAGVVDRTVPVTYMNSSAAIKAFTGRHGGTVCTSSNARTALSWALEQAGEGGKVLFLPDQHLGRNTYVRDLGGALDDCVIWDPHKPNGGLTREQLDAATMVLWRGHCSVHGRFTLEAVEQARRDIPGVKVIVHPECRHEVVEAADEVGSTEKIIATIAAAPAGTSWVVGTELNLVRRLAEQFPEQRIAFLEKNVCYCSTMNRIDLPHLVWALESLVQGRVVNPIRVDPDVAHWARVALDQMLALPGPTSRD encoded by the coding sequence GTGAGCACCACCACCGCGACGCCGCGCAACGCCCCGCTCCCCCTGCTCGTCCTGGGCCACGGCACCGACCTGCACACCGAGCGAGGGGTCGAGTGCCCCGGCGACCTGCCGGCACCCTCCGACCCCGGACTGGTCGAGCGGGCGCGCGCGGCGAAGGCGGCGCTCGGGGACCGGGTGTTCGTGCTCGGCCACCACTACCAGCGCGACGAGGTCATCGAGTTCGCCGACGTCACGGGCGACTCGTTCAAGCTGGCCAAGGACGCCGCGGCGCGCCCGGACGCCCCGTACATCGTGTTCTGCGGCGTGCACTTCATGGCCGAGTCGGCCGACATCCTGACCAGCGACGAGCAGACGGTGATCCTGCCCGACCTCGCCGCCGGGTGCTCCATGGCGGACATGGCCGCGATCCAGCAGGTCGAGGACGCGTGGGAGGACCTCGTCGCCGCGGGCGTCGTCGACCGCACCGTGCCGGTCACGTACATGAACTCCTCGGCCGCCATCAAGGCCTTCACCGGGCGGCACGGCGGCACGGTCTGCACGTCCTCCAACGCCCGCACGGCGCTGTCGTGGGCGCTGGAGCAGGCCGGCGAGGGCGGCAAGGTGCTGTTCCTGCCCGACCAGCACCTCGGCCGCAACACCTACGTGCGCGACCTCGGCGGGGCGCTCGACGACTGCGTGATCTGGGACCCGCACAAGCCGAACGGCGGCCTGACCCGCGAGCAGCTCGACGCGGCCACGATGGTCCTGTGGCGCGGCCACTGCTCCGTCCACGGCCGGTTCACCCTCGAGGCGGTCGAGCAGGCCCGGCGCGACATCCCCGGGGTCAAGGTGATCGTCCACCCCGAGTGCCGCCACGAGGTCGTCGAGGCGGCCGACGAGGTCGGCTCGACCGAGAAGATCATCGCCACGATCGCGGCCGCACCGGCCGGAACGTCGTGGGTCGTCGGCACCGAGCTCAACCTCGTGCGGCGGCTGGCCGAGCAGTTCCCCGAGCAGCGGATCGCCTTCCTGGAGAAGAACGTCTGCTACTGCTCGACGATGAACCGGATCGACCTGCCGCACCTGGTCTGGGCGCTGGAGTCCCTCGTGCAGGGCCGCGTCGTGAACCCGATCCGGGTCGACCCGGACGTGGCGCACTGGGCCCGGGTGGCCCTCGACCAGATGCTCGCCCTGCCGGGGCCCACGAGCCGCGACTGA
- a CDS encoding alpha/beta hydrolase: protein MSLTGNTLPTLLALLAVALFVVLAAGLPVVRRRWVAVTTRAGGIAALNVVVLCLVGVIANDHFGFYVSWNDLAGARSPVTITHHGGTTRLALSHRLRGGLTPPPSVLPALKASGRLQTFQVRGSTSGLSGEVLVLLPPGYDPSSSRRYPVIEALHGIPGNATSWLRGMNLQQSLDAEVAARKIAPSLVVLPQDNFPLSLDGECVNGPSGTPQTETWLAQDVPRFVTSHFRVATDRGSWAVAGYSEGGWCAAMVGMLHPNIFGGDLVFSGTFRPEFTPTYRPFGHALPARYDLIRLAAKNPPAMAMWVQSSKRDGYSYPPTALFLKSVRAPLSVTTDLLKTGGHRVMLWASEVPSALQWLGQGLPGFAPH, encoded by the coding sequence ATGTCCCTGACTGGTAACACGCTTCCCACCCTGCTGGCGCTGCTGGCCGTGGCCCTGTTCGTCGTCCTCGCTGCCGGCTTACCGGTGGTCCGCCGCCGGTGGGTAGCCGTGACGACGCGAGCCGGGGGCATCGCCGCCCTCAACGTAGTGGTGCTGTGTCTCGTGGGAGTGATAGCCAACGACCACTTTGGTTTCTACGTGAGCTGGAACGACCTTGCCGGGGCTCGCTCACCCGTCACGATCACCCACCACGGAGGGACCACGCGGTTGGCGTTGAGCCACCGCCTTCGCGGTGGCCTGACCCCGCCCCCGTCCGTGCTCCCCGCGCTGAAGGCGTCCGGTCGCCTGCAGACCTTTCAGGTCAGGGGAAGCACAAGCGGGCTCTCGGGCGAGGTGCTGGTCCTGCTGCCACCCGGGTACGACCCCAGCTCGTCGCGGCGCTACCCGGTCATCGAAGCCCTGCACGGCATCCCGGGCAACGCAACCTCGTGGTTGAGGGGAATGAACCTGCAGCAGTCGCTCGACGCCGAGGTGGCGGCCCGGAAGATTGCCCCGAGCCTCGTGGTCCTGCCCCAGGACAACTTTCCCCTCTCCCTCGACGGAGAGTGCGTCAACGGCCCCAGTGGCACGCCGCAGACGGAGACGTGGCTGGCCCAGGACGTGCCACGGTTCGTCACGTCCCATTTCCGAGTGGCGACCGATCGGGGCTCATGGGCGGTGGCCGGATACTCCGAGGGTGGATGGTGCGCCGCCATGGTCGGCATGTTGCACCCCAACATCTTCGGTGGCGACCTGGTCTTCAGCGGTACCTTCAGGCCCGAGTTCACCCCGACATACCGGCCCTTCGGACATGCTCTGCCGGCGCGCTACGACCTGATACGGCTGGCCGCGAAGAACCCGCCAGCGATGGCGATGTGGGTACAGTCCAGCAAGAGGGACGGCTACTCCTACCCTCCCACCGCGCTCTTCCTCAAAAGCGTGAGAGCGCCCCTTTCGGTGACGACGGACTTGCTCAAGACGGGCGGACACCGCGTCATGCTGTGGGCCTCTGAGGTTCCATCAGCGTTGCAGTGGCTGGGCCAGGGCCTGCCGGGCTTCGCGCCGCACTGA
- a CDS encoding DEAD/DEAH box helicase has product MSVDTTFARLGVPTAFVDLLAERGITTPTPIQAATLPDSLAGRDVLGRGRTGSGKTYAFLLPLLTRLAASGTPRRPGRPRALVLAPTRELVLQIEAAMAPLASALGLRSQTVFGGVGQNPQVRGLKAGVDVVLACPGRLEDLIGQGHVSLDAVEVTVLDEADHMADLGFLPAVRRLLDATPAGGQRLLFSATLDSGVNVLVKRYLSSPVTHEADSAQSPVAQMTHHVFHLRPDAHFPVLLDLAAAPGRTVVFTRTKHRAKKLARQLNSSGVPAVELHGNLGQNARTRNLEAFHDGSATTLVATDIAARGIHVDDVGLVIHADPPVEHKAYLHRSGRTARAGSSGTVVTLMTDEQVRDVRDLTRKAGINPTTTRVHLGHPLLAEVAQGERTFAGAFQPAATTNGSGSASAPAGQGNSGSGRRRGRGTSGGTSSRGTSSRGTGGGQRGGQRSGSSPAQPGDGRGASRGGGARRGGAQGSGAGRSSSGRSGGSTTAYSTSTPGSGGAAAFSAGSRAGSRRGR; this is encoded by the coding sequence GTGTCTGTCGACACCACCTTCGCGCGCCTCGGCGTGCCCACCGCCTTCGTCGACCTGCTGGCCGAGCGCGGCATCACCACACCCACCCCGATCCAGGCCGCGACCCTGCCGGACTCCCTCGCCGGGCGCGACGTGCTCGGCCGGGGCCGCACCGGTTCCGGCAAGACCTACGCCTTCCTCCTGCCCCTGCTGACGCGGCTCGCGGCCAGCGGCACGCCCCGCCGGCCCGGCCGACCCCGCGCCCTGGTCCTGGCACCGACCCGCGAGCTCGTCCTGCAGATCGAGGCCGCCATGGCGCCCCTGGCCTCGGCCCTGGGCCTGCGCAGCCAGACCGTCTTCGGCGGCGTGGGGCAGAACCCGCAGGTCCGCGGCCTCAAGGCCGGCGTCGACGTCGTCCTGGCCTGCCCCGGCCGGCTGGAGGACCTCATCGGGCAGGGTCACGTGAGCCTGGACGCCGTCGAGGTCACCGTCCTCGACGAGGCCGACCACATGGCCGACCTCGGCTTCCTGCCCGCCGTCCGCCGCCTGCTCGACGCGACCCCTGCCGGGGGCCAGCGCCTGCTCTTCTCGGCGACGCTCGACAGCGGCGTCAACGTCCTCGTCAAGCGCTACCTCAGCTCGCCGGTGACGCACGAGGCGGACTCCGCCCAGTCGCCGGTCGCGCAGATGACGCACCACGTCTTCCACCTGCGCCCGGACGCCCACTTCCCGGTGCTGCTCGACCTGGCCGCGGCCCCGGGCCGCACGGTCGTCTTCACCCGCACCAAGCACCGCGCCAAGAAGCTGGCCCGCCAGCTCAACTCGTCGGGGGTCCCGGCGGTCGAGCTGCACGGCAACCTCGGCCAGAACGCCCGCACCCGCAACCTCGAGGCGTTCCACGACGGCAGCGCCACGACGCTCGTGGCGACCGACATCGCGGCCCGCGGCATCCACGTCGACGACGTCGGCCTGGTGATCCACGCCGACCCGCCGGTCGAGCACAAGGCGTACCTGCACCGCTCGGGCCGCACCGCCCGCGCCGGCTCGAGCGGCACCGTCGTCACGCTCATGACCGACGAGCAGGTCCGCGACGTGCGTGACCTCACCCGCAAGGCGGGCATCAACCCGACGACCACCCGCGTGCACCTGGGCCACCCGCTGCTCGCCGAGGTGGCGCAGGGGGAGCGGACCTTCGCGGGCGCGTTCCAGCCCGCGGCCACCACGAACGGCTCCGGCAGCGCGAGCGCTCCGGCGGGCCAGGGCAACAGCGGCTCGGGTCGACGACGTGGCCGCGGCACCAGCGGCGGCACGAGCTCCCGCGGCACGAGCTCCCGCGGTACGGGCGGTGGCCAGCGGGGCGGGCAGCGCTCGGGGAGCAGCCCGGCGCAGCCCGGCGACGGCCGCGGCGCGAGCCGCGGCGGGGGAGCCCGACGCGGTGGTGCCCAGGGCTCCGGTGCGGGGCGCTCCTCCTCGGGCCGGTCCGGCGGGTCCACCACGGCCTACTCCACCTCGACGCCCGGCTCCGGCGGCGCTGCGGCCTTCTCGGCCGGCAGCCGCGCCGGGTCGCGCCGCGGTCGCTGA
- a CDS encoding glycerate kinase produces the protein MHVVIAPDCFTGTLTAQQAAEAMAQGWRESAPHDLLTLVPLSDGGPGFIDVLASARPEAQTVVVTVADPLGREVPAGVLLVDAGGARTAYLESAQAAGLHLLAADERNPAVTSTWGVGQLLDAALEAGATRIVVGLGGSGTNDAGAGMLAALGVGAAEELARGGLALADIGDDALGGLDAARGRFAGVELVLASDVESPLLGLQGASAVFGPQKGASPELAQALEGALGRFVEVVRRTVPEQTDLLSGKPRRLDKEPGAGAAGGLGYGLYLLGATRVSGVAEVLQAVGLRELLAAADLVVTGEGSFDWQSLQGKVVAGVAGLALETATPSVVLAGQTLVGRREAMTLGLSGTYAVAETAEQVEAAMADPVGTLARRAARVAATWSPQR, from the coding sequence GTGCACGTCGTCATCGCCCCTGACTGCTTCACCGGCACCCTGACCGCCCAGCAGGCGGCCGAGGCCATGGCCCAGGGCTGGCGCGAGTCCGCACCCCACGACCTGCTCACGCTGGTCCCGCTGTCGGACGGTGGCCCGGGCTTCATCGACGTCCTCGCCAGCGCGCGTCCGGAGGCCCAGACGGTCGTCGTCACGGTGGCCGACCCGCTCGGCCGGGAGGTCCCTGCAGGGGTGCTGCTCGTCGACGCCGGCGGCGCCCGCACGGCATACCTCGAGTCCGCCCAGGCAGCCGGCCTGCACCTGCTCGCCGCGGACGAGCGCAACCCTGCCGTCACGAGCACCTGGGGCGTCGGGCAGCTGCTCGACGCCGCCCTCGAGGCCGGTGCCACGCGCATCGTCGTCGGCCTCGGTGGCAGCGGCACCAACGACGCCGGCGCCGGCATGCTCGCGGCCCTCGGTGTCGGGGCCGCGGAGGAGCTGGCCCGGGGTGGCCTGGCGCTCGCCGACATCGGCGACGACGCGCTCGGCGGCCTCGACGCGGCACGCGGCCGGTTCGCCGGGGTGGAGCTGGTGCTCGCCAGCGACGTGGAGTCGCCGCTGCTCGGCCTGCAGGGCGCCTCGGCGGTCTTCGGGCCGCAGAAGGGTGCCTCCCCGGAGCTGGCCCAGGCCCTCGAGGGGGCGCTCGGGAGGTTCGTCGAGGTCGTCCGCCGCACCGTGCCCGAGCAGACCGACCTGCTCAGCGGCAAGCCGCGGCGGCTGGACAAGGAGCCGGGCGCGGGCGCGGCCGGCGGGCTGGGCTACGGGCTCTACCTGCTCGGCGCCACCCGCGTCAGCGGCGTTGCCGAGGTGCTGCAGGCCGTGGGGCTGCGCGAGCTGCTCGCCGCCGCCGACCTCGTGGTCACGGGGGAGGGCAGCTTCGACTGGCAGAGCCTGCAGGGCAAGGTCGTGGCCGGGGTGGCGGGCCTCGCGCTCGAGACCGCGACCCCGAGCGTGGTCCTCGCGGGACAGACCCTCGTGGGACGCCGCGAGGCGATGACGCTCGGGTTGTCGGGGACGTATGCCGTGGCCGAGACGGCGGAGCAGGTGGAGGCCGCCATGGCCGACCCCGTGGGCACGCTGGCCCGCCGTGCCGCCCGCGTCGCGGCCACCTGGTCACCCCAGCGCTGA
- a CDS encoding iron-sulfur cluster assembly accessory protein → MSVQDQTAPAATETPAEATHGVLLTDVAAGKVKSLLEQEGRDDLRLRVGVQPGGCSGLIYQLYFDERTLDGDLVRDFDGVGVVVDRMSAPYLEGATIDFADTIEKQGFTIDNPNAGSSCACGDSFS, encoded by the coding sequence ATGAGTGTTCAGGACCAGACCGCTCCGGCCGCGACCGAGACGCCCGCCGAGGCCACGCACGGCGTGCTGCTCACCGACGTCGCCGCGGGCAAGGTCAAGTCCCTGCTCGAGCAGGAGGGTCGCGACGACCTGCGCCTGCGTGTGGGCGTGCAGCCCGGTGGCTGCTCCGGCCTCATCTACCAGCTCTACTTCGACGAGCGCACCCTCGACGGTGACCTGGTGCGCGACTTCGACGGTGTCGGGGTCGTCGTCGACCGGATGAGCGCCCCGTACCTCGAGGGGGCGACGATCGACTTCGCCGACACGATCGAGAAGCAGGGCTTCACCATCGACAACCCCAACGC